AAGGCGTTACAGGAATCAGACGACTTGAGAAATCTGTACCAGCAAGACCTGCAGATTAAAAAGCTGGTCGACATGGCTTCCCTCCTTGAGGGAATGCCGAGGCATATCTCTACACATGCCGCCGGCGTGGTTATTACGCGTGACCTTCTGACAGACTACCTGCCTGTGTATAAATCTTCCGAAGGGCCGCTGACGACACAGTTCGCCATGAGCCAGGTTGAACAACTCGGGCTTTTAAAGATAGATCTCCTGGGACTGCGGACATTAACTGTTATTTCGGATGCTCTGAAGATAATTGAAAAAAACGGCGGCCCAAAGATTAATATTGATGAAATTATGCTGGATGACCCCAGGACCTATGAACTGCTTGCCTCCGGCAGTACAATCGGCGTATTCCAGCTGGAGAGCTCGGGCATGCGATCCATTCTGAAAGAACTCAAGCCGGAAATATTCGAAGATATCGTTGCCGTGAATGCTCTCTACCGCCCTGGCCCGTTAGGCAGCGGTATGGTTAAGGATTTCATTGAAAACAAGCATGGACTTAACAAGATATCCTACCTTCATCCCAGGCTGGAACCAATTTTAAAAAGCACCTACGGGGTTATTCTTTACCAGGAGCAGGTCATGCAGATCGCCGGTGAACTGGCCGGGTTTAGTATGGCCAAGGCGGACGAGCTTCGTAAAGCGATGGGAAAAAAGAAACCGGAATTGATCCATTCCAACCGGGAGAAGTTTATTGAAGGGTCTTCTGAAAGGGGTATTGATGAGGGGATAGCAAGACAGGTATTTGACCTGATGGAATATTTTGCTGGTTACGGTTTTAACAAATGCTTGAGCGGAGATGTCTGCATAGTTGACGGAAACGGTAATCTTGCTGCGTTAAAGGATATGTATGAAAGCAGAAAGACGGCGACTGTCCAAACGTTGGACAGAAATAATAAAATTGCCGCAGGTCAGGTAACCGGGGTGTATCTGAATGGGGTTAAACCAGTCTACTGTTTAACCACTGAAAAAGGTTTCAGCATTAAAGCGACAGCCAACCATATGTTTTTGACCGAAGGCGGGTGGAAATCTTTAGGGAGGCTTAGGGCAGGCAATAAAGTCGCTGTCTGCGGAATCCCTTACGGCAACGGTTACAAGCAGCTGGTAAGTATGCAGGAAAGCGGAACTATTGTTTCGTGGGATGACATCAAATCTGTTGAATCGGCCGGCAAGGAAGTTACTTATGACCTGACTGTGGAAGAAACCCATAATTTTCTGGCTAACGGTTTTGTTGTTCATAACAGCCACTCGGCGGCTTACGCCCTGGTCGCTTACCAGACAGCTTTTCTAAAAGCCAATTACCCGGCGGAATACATGGCGGCTCTGCTTACTTCGATACGGGATAATACGGATAAGGTAGCGGCCTACATAGAAGAGTGCAGACGGATGAAAATTGAAGTATTGCCTCCGGATGTCAACGAGAGTGATAGGGATTTCACAGTCGTGGGCGGCAAAATACGTTTTGGTTTAGCTGCGGTTAAAAATGTAGGCGCCGGAGCGGTGGAAGTAATCGAGCAGGATCGCCGGCAATACGGTTCCTTTAAAAGTTATACAGATTTCTGCCGCCGTCTGGATACCAGGGTTGTCAACAGGCGTGTTCTGGAAAGTCTAATTAAAAGCGGGGCTTTTGACTCGCTTGGGCATAGCCGGTCGCAGTTAATGGCGATGATTGAGGCCGGGATGGATTTGGCGGCGCAGGCGGGCAGGGAGCGCTCAAACGGGCAGCTGACTTTGCTTGATTTTTGGGGGGATTCGGCCGGAGACGTGTTTTCCATAAAAATGCCTGATCTAAAGGAGTTTTCCTATAGTCAACTGCTTGCCATGGAAAAGGAGGCGCTGGGTCTATATATAAGCGGGCATCCTTTATCCGAATACAGGTCGGCATTAAACGCGCAGGTCAGCGGGTCCGTTTCCGAGGCAAAGGAGATGGAACCAAACAGTGAAGTTGTTTTGGGCGGGATGATCACAAGTATAAAGAAGCTGTCCACGCGCCGGGGTGAACCAATGGCCAGAGGGCAGTTTGAGGATTTGACGGGCGTTATCGAGGTAATTTTTTTCCCGCGTACCTATAAGGAGTATAAGTCCCTGATTAAACCCGAAAAAGTGGTCCTCCTGCACGGGCGGATAAACACAAACGGCGAAGACAACAAGGTTATCGCCGAGGTGCTTACCCCTGTTGCTAAAAAAAAGGTAAATAGCGTTTACATCCAAATAAAAAAATCTTCTCTGGAGCTGATTACCCGTTTGCAGTTAGTTTTAAAAAGTTATCCGGGTCATGCGCCGGTATACCTTTACTTTCCGGGAGATAAAAAATTAGCCCGTACTCCTGAAGAATTTTGGCTGGATTTATCTACACCGGTTCTTGTTGAACTGAGGGAATTAATTGGCGCAGATAATATTAAGGTTAAAGTTGACGTTGAGAGGGAAGAGTAAGTCATGTTTAGAACACAGCTTGTCAGGAAAGCATCATGTGTGCTATGATTTTTTTGTTAGATATTTGTTAAATAAAGGCAATAATGGAGTGAGATTATGACAGAGCCTTATGATTTACATGCTGATTACGTTGTTATAAAAGCTTTGGATAACGGTGTTACTATTATCGGTCTCACCCGCGGCAAGGATACAAGGTTTCATCACACAGAGAAGTTAGATAAAGGAGAGATAATGATTGCACAGTTTACCGAGCATACCTCGGCGATCAAGATACGCGGTAAAGTTGAACTGTTAACCAAACATGGTAAGATACGAAATGATGAGAATCAATGAATATAAAATTGGCAGTTATGCTTATACTTGTTTACGATAAAAGCCTTGATAAAAAGGAGGCTTTGCTATGTGGACAGTAGTTTATATCGCTCCCAGTATGGAAGAAGCCGACGAAATAAAACGACTTCTTTCAAGCGAGGGCTTACTGGTTAAAATAAAAAATATTGACAGTTCCTCCGGAATGACACCCAACAGCTCCATAGAGATTCTGGTACCCGAGTCAGAGGCCGATGAGGCGATGGAAATCATAGATTCTATTTAAATGCAGCCGTGCTTTTGTAATTTGGCAAGATGTGTCAGTTACAGTAAGGGGGTGTTCTTATGCAAAGGATCGCTGTTCTTACCAGCGGCGGTGACGCTCCGGGTATGAATGCGGCAATACGGGCGGTTGTGCGCAAGGCGCTTTATCACGGCCTTGAGGTAATGGGCATTAAAAGAGGGTACAGTGGTTTTGTTGAAGCGGACATAGAACCTATGAACCTTCGGTCCGTAACTGATATCATTCACAGAGGCGGGACTATCCTGCATACTGCCCGGAACGAACAGTTTAAAACAGTACAGGGAAGAGCCATGGCCTGGGAAAATGTTGAGCGTTTCGGGATTCAGGGACTTGTGGTTATCGGAGGAGACGGCTCTTTTCAGGGCGCCCTCGCTTTAAACAGGGAGTATCATTTACCTGTTATTTGCCTGCCCGGCACAATAGATAATGATATCTGCGGTACTGACTATACAATAGGTTTTGATACGGCACTCAACTCAGTTGTTGAGGCAATCAACAAAATCAGGGACACCGCTTCAGCTCATGAGCGAACTTTTGTAATAGAGGTAATGGGACGGGAAACAGGCTTGATTGCTTTACATTCGGGCCTGGCGGGCGGGGCTGAATCTATTATTATTCCTGAATATAATTATGATATTGAAAAAATTTGTACGCGTCTGATCCGCAGCTACCGTCAGGGAAGCTCGCACAGTATTATAGTCGTCGCCGAAGGCGCTGCCAGCGGTGTTGATATAGGCAGGGAAATTAAGCAAAGAACCGGCTTCGATACCAAAGTTACTATTTTGGGGCACCTGCAGAGGGGCGGAAACCCTTCCGCTTTTGACAGGATTCTGGCAAGCATGATGGGTTCTAAAGCTGTGGAATTGCTCATGTCCGGGGATGATAAAAAAATGGTCGGCTATACCGCCGGGAAGGTAGTTGTCCTAGATCTTGAGCAGGCCAGCAGCCGGAAGAAAAAAATTGATCTGGAAATGTATTCCTTGGCGGGAATATTATCCATGTGAGGTTATATGAAACGTACCAGGATTGTATCTACAATAGGTCCTGCGAGCGGGGAAATTTCGATCCTCGAAAAAATGATGAATGCCGGCTTGGATGTAGCCCGGCTTAATTTTTCCCACGGCACACGGGAAGAACACCTGGAAAAGATAACTGCCGTCAGGGAAGCGGCTGTGAAAACAGGTAAGAATATAGCCGTACTGATGGATACGAGAGGCCCTGAAGTGCGTTTAGGCCGCCTGGAGAGGCCGGTTCAATTAAATGCCGGGCAATGTGTTGTTCTCGTTCCGGAAGGGTGTCAACCAGGTAAGAACTGCCTGCCGGTTTCATATGCAGATTTATCCCGGGACGTTAAACCCGGCAATAAGATAATATTGGCTGACGGGCAGATCGAATTAAAAGTGATTTCAACCGGAATGGACGTTGTGGAGTGCGAAATAATCCATGGCGGTGAAATATCAGGGCAAAAGGGAGTAAACCTTCCGGAAGTTAATTTGGGCCTGCCTTTTATGTCGGATGAAGACCGTGCCGACATTCTTTTCGGGATCAGGCATGGTGTTGATTTTATAGCGCTGTCCTTTGTGCGTGCGGAGCAGGATATTTTAACGGTCAGGAAGATATTGGAGGAAGAGAACTCGCACGCTCAGGTTATTGCTAAAATTGAAAGCCGGGAAGGGCTGGCAAACCTTTCCGGTATTATTAGATCTTCAGATGGGATCATGGTTGCCAGAGGGGATCTTGGGATCTACCTGCCGGTTGAAGAAGTTCCCCTTGTCCAGAAAGAAATCGTGAAAATGTGCAGCGAAGCCGGCAAGCCGGTTATTGTAGCCACTCAAATGCTTGAAACGATGATCAACAATCCCTCTCCGACCCGGGCTGAAGTCAGCGACGTGGCCAACGCCATTTTAGACGGCGCCGATGCAGTTATGCTTTCCGGAGAAACTGCCATCGGCCGCCATCCTGTCGAGTCTGTGGAAATTATGAAGCGGATCGCTGAGAGAGTTGAAAATTCGCTGCCTCATGATGAGATATTAGCTCAAAAGAACAGAGGAATTAACCATACTGTCACAGACGCTATCAGCCATGCGACTGTTACGACAGCGCGGGACCTTGAAGCCGCAGCCATTATTACATCTACCCAGACCGGATACACAGCCCTGATGATCAGTAAATACCGTCCGAGAGCGCCAATTATTGCAGTTACCCCCTATAACGAGGTCTTGCGCAGGATGGCCCTGTTCTGGGGTGTGCAGCCCTTGCTTATCGAGTCATTCCAAAATACCGATCAGATGATCGACTCCTCCATCAGAAGTTCTCTTAATTCCGGTATGGTTAAATCCGGTGATCTTGTTGTAGTTACTGCCGGAATACCCCCAGACCGCCGGGGTACAACCAATTTCCTGAAGGTTCATATCGTTTAATACTAATTTACATAGAGCAATTAAGATCAGGAAATATATTGTAATTGGGAATAGTAGTGGTTATAATATACTGAGCACAATCTTGTGCACAGAAGAGTAGGAGGGTAATATGGATCTCATACGGGTCGGAGATAAAGTGATCAATCCGGAGCGTGTTCATCGTTCAATCGACAAAATATTTCAGCTTCGCAAAGAGGGGCATTCTCAGCAGGAGGTTGCCGATAAACTAGGGGTTGATCGAACCCTCATTTCAAGGTTGGAGAGCATGGGCGAAATCCGCAAAGGCGCCCTTATGGCTTTGGTAGGTTTTCCGGTCGAAAATGGCGAGGAATTGAATGAAGTTGCACGCGCCGAAGGAGTGGATTTCGTTATGCTCATGAACGACAAAGAGCGCTGGCAATTCATTGAGAATAAGAGCGGAGCCGATCTGTTCAACATGTTTATGGCTATGGTCGCCAAGATTGAAAGTTATGATGCCGTAATCTTTATAGGTTCGGATATGCGTATAAAAATGGTCGAAGCAATACTGGGACCGCGTGTTATCAGCTGGGAGATAGGTATCTCTCCGATTAAGGAAGACCGTTGGGTTAACCCGGAGCAGCTCCGCCAATTGATCCGCCAATTAAAAGGCA
Above is a window of Desulfotomaculum sp. DNA encoding:
- the pfkA gene encoding 6-phosphofructokinase; protein product: MQRIAVLTSGGDAPGMNAAIRAVVRKALYHGLEVMGIKRGYSGFVEADIEPMNLRSVTDIIHRGGTILHTARNEQFKTVQGRAMAWENVERFGIQGLVVIGGDGSFQGALALNREYHLPVICLPGTIDNDICGTDYTIGFDTALNSVVEAINKIRDTASAHERTFVIEVMGRETGLIALHSGLAGGAESIIIPEYNYDIEKICTRLIRSYRQGSSHSIIVVAEGAASGVDIGREIKQRTGFDTKVTILGHLQRGGNPSAFDRILASMMGSKAVELLMSGDDKKMVGYTAGKVVVLDLEQASSRKKKIDLEMYSLAGILSM
- a CDS encoding transcriptional regulator, which codes for MDLIRVGDKVINPERVHRSIDKIFQLRKEGHSQQEVADKLGVDRTLISRLESMGEIRKGALMALVGFPVENGEELNEVARAEGVDFVMLMNDKERWQFIENKSGADLFNMFMAMVAKIESYDAVIFIGSDMRIKMVEAILGPRVISWEIGISPIKEDRWVNPEQLRQLIRQLKGTS
- a CDS encoding DNA polymerase III subunit alpha — encoded protein: MFVHLHVHTEYSLLDGAARIKKVAAAARELNMPALAITDHGVMFGVVDFYKACIAEGIKPILGCEVYVAPRTAKDRIPHVDDRNYHLTLLAENEEGYRNLLRLVSLGFTEGFYYKPRVDKRSLARFSKGIIALSGCIAGEVAELLGAGQHDLARKAAMEYRDIFGRENFYLELQDHGLPVQQKVNKGLVELHKQLDIPLVVTNDIHYVNREHAEMQDILLCIQTGKTVNDPARLKFQSDQLYLKSEEEMSVSFSELGQAMANTLKIAERCKVALSFGNQYLPDYPLPQGIQPDAYLEELCLEGLRRRYGEPSEQVKQRMGYELNVIKSMGFSSYFLVVWDFIHFARTKGIPVGPGRGSAAGSLVSYLLGITNLDPLKYSLLFERFLNPERISMPDVDVDLCFERRQEVINYVTQKYGADRVAQIATFGTMAARAAIRDVGRAMAIPYAEVDRVAKLVPAELQITIEKALQESDDLRNLYQQDLQIKKLVDMASLLEGMPRHISTHAAGVVITRDLLTDYLPVYKSSEGPLTTQFAMSQVEQLGLLKIDLLGLRTLTVISDALKIIEKNGGPKINIDEIMLDDPRTYELLASGSTIGVFQLESSGMRSILKELKPEIFEDIVAVNALYRPGPLGSGMVKDFIENKHGLNKISYLHPRLEPILKSTYGVILYQEQVMQIAGELAGFSMAKADELRKAMGKKKPELIHSNREKFIEGSSERGIDEGIARQVFDLMEYFAGYGFNKCLSGDVCIVDGNGNLAALKDMYESRKTATVQTLDRNNKIAAGQVTGVYLNGVKPVYCLTTEKGFSIKATANHMFLTEGGWKSLGRLRAGNKVAVCGIPYGNGYKQLVSMQESGTIVSWDDIKSVESAGKEVTYDLTVEETHNFLANGFVVHNSHSAAYALVAYQTAFLKANYPAEYMAALLTSIRDNTDKVAAYIEECRRMKIEVLPPDVNESDRDFTVVGGKIRFGLAAVKNVGAGAVEVIEQDRRQYGSFKSYTDFCRRLDTRVVNRRVLESLIKSGAFDSLGHSRSQLMAMIEAGMDLAAQAGRERSNGQLTLLDFWGDSAGDVFSIKMPDLKEFSYSQLLAMEKEALGLYISGHPLSEYRSALNAQVSGSVSEAKEMEPNSEVVLGGMITSIKKLSTRRGEPMARGQFEDLTGVIEVIFFPRTYKEYKSLIKPEKVVLLHGRINTNGEDNKVIAEVLTPVAKKKVNSVYIQIKKSSLELITRLQLVLKSYPGHAPVYLYFPGDKKLARTPEEFWLDLSTPVLVELRELIGADNIKVKVDVEREE
- a CDS encoding glutamate decarboxylase; this encodes MWTVVYIAPSMEEADEIKRLLSSEGLLVKIKNIDSSSGMTPNSSIEILVPESEADEAMEIIDSI
- a CDS encoding trp RNA-binding attenuation protein MtrB; the encoded protein is MTEPYDLHADYVVIKALDNGVTIIGLTRGKDTRFHHTEKLDKGEIMIAQFTEHTSAIKIRGKVELLTKHGKIRNDENQ
- the pyk gene encoding pyruvate kinase, encoding MKRTRIVSTIGPASGEISILEKMMNAGLDVARLNFSHGTREEHLEKITAVREAAVKTGKNIAVLMDTRGPEVRLGRLERPVQLNAGQCVVLVPEGCQPGKNCLPVSYADLSRDVKPGNKIILADGQIELKVISTGMDVVECEIIHGGEISGQKGVNLPEVNLGLPFMSDEDRADILFGIRHGVDFIALSFVRAEQDILTVRKILEEENSHAQVIAKIESREGLANLSGIIRSSDGIMVARGDLGIYLPVEEVPLVQKEIVKMCSEAGKPVIVATQMLETMINNPSPTRAEVSDVANAILDGADAVMLSGETAIGRHPVESVEIMKRIAERVENSLPHDEILAQKNRGINHTVTDAISHATVTTARDLEAAAIITSTQTGYTALMISKYRPRAPIIAVTPYNEVLRRMALFWGVQPLLIESFQNTDQMIDSSIRSSLNSGMVKSGDLVVVTAGIPPDRRGTTNFLKVHIV